Below is a window of Clostridiales bacterium DNA.
CCAGCCTGCAGCACCAGGCAGCCGTTGGTTTTTTCGCATACGGTGCCTTCGATAAACGCGTACATGGTAAGCCTCCTTCCGGGATTATTTCATCAGGAACTGGGTTTTCGCGATGCCGGCCTGGCAGTGTGTGATCGCGCAGGCGATCGCGTCGGCCGCGTCATCCGGCTTCGGGATTTCGTCCATTTTCAGCAGGAGCTTGACCATCTGCTGGATCTGCTTTTTATCGGCCTTTCCGTATCCGGTGATGGCCTGTTTGATCTGCATCGGGGTGTATTCGTAAAGGTTTTCCGTATATTCGGCGGCAGCGATGATCGCCGCGCCGCGGGCGGCGCCGACCATCAGCGCGGTGGTGACGTTCCGGGCGAAGAAGAGCTCCTCAAACGCGACGTCATCCGGGCGGTAGATATTCAACAGGTCCCGCACGCCCAGCTGGAGCGTGCGGAGGCGGTTCTGCATCGGTACGCCGGCCTTGGTTTCAATGCAGCCGTAGTTGATCAGCTTCATCCGGCTGCCCTCGGATTCGACGACGCCCCAGCCCATCAGGGCATAGCCCGGATCGATGCCCAGAACGATCAAAAAAACCGCCTCGCTCCTTATTTTTTCCGTGTTCCATGGTAAACGTACCGCCTGAAAAAGTCAAGGCGAACAAAAAAACAAATGATGCTCAATCCGGGCCTGTGAAAGTATTGCGAAACAATGCGGAAGGTGAGATAATATAAAGGATGCGCGGCCTGCCGCGCGACACGAATGAAAGGGGCTTTCACCATGGCAATGCATCTGACGGATGAAGGACTCATCAATAAGAAGGAATGGGAAAAACACGGGGTCCGGCTCCCGGAATACGACCGCGCGGCAATGCGGCGGAAGACGCTGGAGGCGCCGGTATGGGTGCACTTCGGCGCGGGCAACATCTTCCGCGGGTTCATCGCGGGGCTGCAGCAGCGCCTGCTGGACGCGGGCCTCACAGACCGGGGCATCATCGCGGCGGAAACCTTTGACGACGAGATTATCGACCGGATCTACAAGCCGTTTGATTCCCTCACCCTGATGGTCTCCCTGCGGCCGGACGGCGGCACGGACCGTGAGGTGATTGCCTCCCTGGCGGAGGGTGTGAAGGCAGGTCCGTCCTTCCCGGAGGACTGGGACCGGCTGAAGGCGTATTTCGCTTCCCCCTCCCTGCAGATGGCTTCCTATACGATTACGGAAAAGGGATATTCCCTGCGCGATATGAAGGGCGAGCTGCTGGGCGCCGCGAAGGCGGACATGGAAAACGGCCCGGCGCAGGCGCGCCACGCGATGGCGGTTACCGCAGCCCTGATGCTGCACCGGTACCAGAACGGCGCGGCGCCGATGGCCCTGGTGAGCATGGACAACTGCAGCCACAACGGCGAAAAGCTGCGCGCCTCCGTGATGGAGATCGCCGAAGCCTGGGTGAAGAACGGCTTTGCCGATGAGGGCTTCCTTGCCTGGATCAGCGATGAGGAAAAGGTTTCCTTCCCCTGGTCCATGATTGACAAGATCACCCCCCGCCCCGCGGAGTCCATCACCCGGACGCTGACAGATGAGGGATTCGCGGACATGGCACCCATCCAGACGGCGAAACATACCTACATCGCGCCGTTTGTGAACGCGGAGATTCCGCAGTACCTGGTAGTGGAGGACCGCTTCCCGAACGGCCGTCCGGCGCTGGAAAAGGCCGGCGTCTACATGACCGACCGGGATACCGTCAACAAGACGGAGCGCATGAAGGTTACCACCTGCCTGAACCCGCTGCACACGGCCCTGGCGGTATACGGCTGCCTGCTGGGCTATACCCTGATCGCCGATGAGATGAAGGATCCGGACCTGAAGCACCTGGTGGAGCGCATTGGCTACACCGAAGGCCTGCCTGTGGTCACCGATCCCGGAATCATCCGGCCGGAAGCCTTCCTGAAGGAAGTGCTCGAGCAGCGGCTGCCCAATCCCTTCATGCCCGACACCCCGCAGCGCATCGCCTGCGACACGAGCCAGAAGGTGCCGATCCGCTTCGGCGAAACGGTCAAGAGCCGCATGAAGGACGGCACGGCGGATATCCTCGAAGGCATCCCGCTGGCGATCGCGGCCTGGCTGCGGTACCTGCTGGCGGTGGACGACAACGGCCAGCCGATCCCGGTATCCCCGGATCCGCTGCAGGCGGACCTGCAGGCGGAGCTTTCCGGCGTCCGCTTCGGAGAACCGGAGACTGCGGAAGGCGCGCTGAAACCCATCCTCTCCAATCCCGTGATTTTCGCGGTGAACCTGTATGAAACGCCGCTGGCGGAGAAGATCGAGCGGAACTTCCGCGAGATGCTGGTTCCCGGCGGAGTCCGGGCTTCCCTGAAAAAGATCTGAACGAAACGAGGATACTGTCTATGAAACTGTGGGGCGGACGCTTCGAAAAGGCAACCGACGGCCTGGTGGATGATTTCCATTCCAGCATTTCCTTTGACCAGCGGCTCTTCGAGCAGGATATCACCGGGTCCATCGCCCATGCCACGATGCTGGGCGAACAGGGCATCATCCCGCAGGCGGACGCGGACAAAATCGTGGCCGGCCTGAAGGATATCCTTGCCGACGCGAAGGCCGGGAAGATCGAATGGATGGTGGATGCGGAGGATATCCACATGAACGTGGAGACCCTGCTGACCCAGCGGATCGGGGAGGCCGGCAAACGCCTGCATACCGGCCGCAGCCGGAATGACCAGGTGGCGCTCGACACCCGGATGTACGCCAAGGCGGCCTGCCGGGAAACGGAAGCCATGCTGGAGGACCTGCTGGAAGCGATCCTGGCGATTGCCCAGGACAACCTGCATACGATTATGCCGGGATACACCCACCTGCAGAAGGCACAGCCCATCACGCTGGCCCATCATATGATGGCCTACGCGCAGATGTTCCTGCGCGACCGGGACCGCTTCCGCAGC
It encodes the following:
- the ruvC gene encoding crossover junction endodeoxyribonuclease RuvC; translated protein: MIVLGIDPGYALMGWGVVESEGSRMKLINYGCIETKAGVPMQNRLRTLQLGVRDLLNIYRPDDVAFEELFFARNVTTALMVGAARGAAIIAAAEYTENLYEYTPMQIKQAITGYGKADKKQIQQMVKLLLKMDEIPKPDDAADAIACAITHCQAGIAKTQFLMK
- a CDS encoding mannitol dehydrogenase family protein, with protein sequence MHLTDEGLINKKEWEKHGVRLPEYDRAAMRRKTLEAPVWVHFGAGNIFRGFIAGLQQRLLDAGLTDRGIIAAETFDDEIIDRIYKPFDSLTLMVSLRPDGGTDREVIASLAEGVKAGPSFPEDWDRLKAYFASPSLQMASYTITEKGYSLRDMKGELLGAAKADMENGPAQARHAMAVTAALMLHRYQNGAAPMALVSMDNCSHNGEKLRASVMEIAEAWVKNGFADEGFLAWISDEEKVSFPWSMIDKITPRPAESITRTLTDEGFADMAPIQTAKHTYIAPFVNAEIPQYLVVEDRFPNGRPALEKAGVYMTDRDTVNKTERMKVTTCLNPLHTALAVYGCLLGYTLIADEMKDPDLKHLVERIGYTEGLPVVTDPGIIRPEAFLKEVLEQRLPNPFMPDTPQRIACDTSQKVPIRFGETVKSRMKDGTADILEGIPLAIAAWLRYLLAVDDNGQPIPVSPDPLQADLQAELSGVRFGEPETAEGALKPILSNPVIFAVNLYETPLAEKIERNFREMLVPGGVRASLKKI